TCTGCTAAAGCACCCCCTAATTCGGGATCAGAACCAGTACCAAACTCGTCAATTAAAAATAGCGTATTCTTGTTGACTTTCTTCAAGAAATAATTCATCTGTTTTAACCGGTAGCTATATGTACTTAGGTGATTTTCAATAGATTGATTGTCTCCAATATCACTAAGGATACGATCAAACAAAAAGGCTTTACTACGTTCGTGCACAGGGATTAATAATCCGGATTGTAACATCACTTGTAATAAACCGACGGTTTTTAAAGTAATAGATTTACCACCAGCATTTGGTCCAGAAATCACGATTATACGACTGTCTTCATTAAGTCCAATAGTTTGAGGAAACGTTTTTTCTTTTTTTTCTAAATTATTTAGATAGAGTATAGGATGGTATGCGTCACGAAGGTATAATTCTCGTTTCTCAGAGATTTCTGGTAATATAGCATTCATCGATTTTGCGTATTTCGCTTTCGCGGAAATCACATCAATCTCGGTTAAAAAAGCTTGGTATAAATGTAATAAAGGTAAGTATTGACGCATGTAGTTGGTCACTTCCTTTAAAATTCTAACCACTTCTTCGCTTTGTTCGTATTCTAAATTATTAAGTTCTCTAGTATGTTGTAATGTCGTTTCAGGCTCGATATATACAATACTTCCTGTTTTACTTCCACCCATAATAGCACCTTTAACCTTACGTCTGTACATGGCTTTAACAGCCAGAACACGTTTGTTATCGACTACAGATTCTCTAATATCATCTAGATATTCTAAATTATGGTATTGGTTTAAAGCAGAAGTAAAGCTAGAGTTAATCTTGCCTTTTAACTTGTTTATCTCTTGTCGTAATTGTTGTAGTAAAGCAGAGGCATTGTCTTTAACATCACCAAAGCGATCCACGACACTATCCACTTTTTCAATAATTGCTGTAGTCACTTCTATTTGTAAGCTGTGTTGATGTAAACTTGGATAATACGTTTCAAATTTTTTAAAAAACTTAACAATTTCATTGGCAGTTAATGAGATAGACACTAGTTTTTTAAGACTATGCGTTTCTAAATAAGTGTTTTCAATTTTTAAAAGCTGTAATTCTTTAGTAATCGTATCAAAACCATGGTTTGGAATACGGTTATCATTATAGTAAGATGATAAATATTCGTTAGTTAATTGCAAGGCATTAAGTAAGGTTTCTTTATCTCTAAAAGGTAATATATTTAGTGTTTCTTGATTACCTAAAGCAGTCACACAATATTCGCTAACTTGCTCTAATACGGTTGAAAACTCTAAGTCTTGTAATGTTTTTTCGTGAATGTTAATCATGTTGTTTTTCTATGAAAAAGTGCGTTTTTCTTAGCTATTATATTAGCAACAAAGTTAACAAATACATTTTACAAAGTAATAGTTTTAGGTCTGTTGATATTTTGGAGCTAGTGGCCCTTTTTTTTTACTATTTTTTAGTTTAAATTTTATAAGATTATGTTGGTTTGTAGTGGTCTATTGTTGGGTTTTAATAATTTAGGGTGATAACGATATTGATAATTAATTGTTAAAAAAATTACGATTTATTATTTATTTTGTTAAAATAATATCAAATCATTCGGTTCTTTGTGTTATATTTGGTAAACCAATCTGGTGCACCAGATTGGTTTACCAAATAATATTAACCCTTAATAGCAACCAAATGAAACCATTTTTTAAAAAAACCAAGCAAATTATTTTGCCATTATTACTATTGATGTTCATCATTAATAGTTGTTCTACAGATGAAATAACGCCTGTAGAAGAGCCCACAGGTAAAACTGAAAATACAGGAAGTATGCTAAGAACTACCGTTTCAGCGAGTTCTTCAGTAGTAATACAAGCTGAAAATTATGATAGTATGAGTGGTGTACAAACCGAAAATACACAAGACTCAGGAGGAGGACAAAATGTTGGTTGGATTGATACTGACGATTATCTAGAGTATGATTTAAATGTATCTACAGCTGGTAGTTATAAAATAGAATTTAGAGTAGCGTCTCGTACCAATACCTCTAAATTTAATTTTTTCCAAGACGGTACAAAATTGTCCAATGTCAATAAGGCATCTACCGGTGGATGGCAAAATTGGGTGACAACAGCCAAAACGGTAACTTTAAGCTCTGGGAACAGTACACTTAAATTATTAGCCACAGGAAGTGGATGGAATATTAACTGGATAAAAATTACACCAGTTGATGTTGATTCAGATGGAGGAGGAGGAACAGGGTCTTTAGATCCAAATAAAGCACCTTCTGAAAATTTTGATTTATCAACTTGGAAAATCACATTATCTTCTGGATCGGAGAAAAGTGTGTCACAACTTAATAACGGTTATGAACTTAGCAACCAGTTTTATACTGGAAGTGATGGAGGAATGGTGTTTAAAAACTATCCTTTAGGATCAGGAACGACTACAAACTCGACGTATTCTAGAGTCGAATTTAGAGAAATGTTGCGTGGTACAAATACTAGTATTTCTACTTCAGGTATAAACGGAAATAACTGGGTCTTTAGTTCTTCAAGTTCTACAAATGAAAATAATGCTGGTGGAGTAGATGGGATTTTAGAAGGAACTTTAAAGGTAAATAGAGTAACGACAACTTCTGGAAGTACATCTCAGGTAGGTAGAATCATTATAGGACAAATACATGCTAGTGGTGATGAGCCATTACGTTTATATTACCATAAACAACCAGGACATAGTAAAGGTGCTATTTATTTTGCACACGAACCAAGCGGAGGGGATGAAGTGTTTAAAAACATGATTGGTAATTATGTTACCGAAACAGGTGATGAAGCAGGAGATTATACTGGCGCTGGAAGTCCTTCTAATGGTATTGCACTTAACGAAACATTTTCTTATAAAGTTCAGGTTAGTGGTAACACACTTTCTGTAACCTTATATAATTCTGGGGGAAGCTCTATCGCATCAACAACTTACAACATGAGTAATAGTAATTTTGCTAACGATTGGATGTACTTTAAAGCGGGATTATATTCTGGAAACAAAACGGTGTCAAGTAGTTCGGACTACGAACAAGTGACGTTTTATAGTTTAAGTAAATCTCACAACTAGTCCCTTATATCTAAATCTATTTTGTGAGCTATGTTCATAAAATAGATTTAGATAATGTAATTAAATATTGTAATTAGTCTTTAATTTAATTATTAATAAAAGCAGAAGTGTATTCTTCTGCTTTTTTTTGTGTTTAAAACTTTAATATGTTTAGTAGCTGGTTAGAAGTATTTGGACCATTGTATGTTGTCTCTTTTCAACATAAATGTCAATAGTGAGGTTATTTGGCGGCCTAATTCTAGGTATGACGGGATAAAAGTCAAGTTATTATTAAACACAACTTAAACAGAAAGCTTACAATCGGGTTACCAATTTGAAGATACTGGTAGAAAATCGAGTGTTTGTTTAATAAAAATGTCCTGCTTTCCATCTATAAACTGATTTTCTAAAATAAGACTATCACCTTTAATAATACCTTTTTGTGTTTCATAATTACCAGATTGGGTTCTAACATTGACATTGTATATTTCAATTTCAATACCATTGTTATTGGATTGATAATGGCCTATAAACCCTGGTTTTAATTCGGTTTTAGTAATGTGTTTTTTTGCATCAAAGCTTTTAAGAAAGCAATTACCATTATTAAAAAACTTATAAAAATAGACACTCGCATTTTGACCATATTTTAACGTGTCTATATTGGCGTAAATCGCCAAGGTATCTATTTTAGTATTAAAAGAAAAGTCGTTTTTATTTACAGAAAACTTTGGTTTTTTAGGTCTAAAACCACCTTCTGGGTGCTGATAAAAGCTATTGCAACTAACACATAATAAAAAAGCACTAAAGATTAGTAGGTTTTTCCACCCCATAATTCTGTTTTTTGATGTTGATAATCAAAACGTAAATCGTTAATACTTCTATGTATAAAGTTTTGTAACCAAGCGTCTCCAATAAAATCGATAGTGGCATTATTACCATTATTGTTAATTCTAAAATAGGTTGATGCTTTATTTAAATTTCGTTGGTAACTATTTTGTGTATGTAAACTATTATCAGTTAATTCAGAAAGCTGTTTATCAAATATGGCTGTTTTTTCAGCTTTTTCGGTTTTTGATAAATCCGAAGCTTTAATGTCTTTTATTGCTTTTCTAAGTGTTTTTAATTTAGTTTCGGACGCTGCATTTTCTGTGTATTTTCCTGAAAAATCCTGAAAACCAACTTCAAAAAGAGGGGTGCTTACTGTTAGTCCTCCTGTCCAAGACCGGTCACCTCCGTCTCCAAAATACAACATGCTAGTATCATTATTGCTACTGACGTTAAAATCTCCTAATCTAAACCCGATCATACCTTGTCTTTGAATATCGTCTAAAGAAAACTGGTTATTATTAACATTAGAATTCCATGTTAATAATTGTCCGTAACTAAATGAGTTTTTAAAATCATTTAAATTAGGAATTGGCGAGTTGTAATTAGAAGAGTAAGACTGCAAGGGAGTGCCGTGTCCACCACCAGCGGTTAAATTAATGGCGGCGGTAACATCTACAGTAAAGTTGTTTTTGCCCACACCAACACCTAAACCACCATTATAAGCAGCTACATGTAATGAATTAGTAAAACCAAAATCACCATAACGTTGGCCATAGCCAATATTAGCTGTCGCTTTATATCTAATTTTGTACCCTAATAATATTTGTAGACCAAACATGGCTCTAAAACCATTACCGTTTTTTGGTGGATCTATGTAGCCATTACCAGTAGTAAATCCGTTTTTATTTGCAATTTTAGCTAAGGCATCTTCTGCGCCTCGTTTTAGACTACTTTGGGCCCAAAAATCGATATCTTCTTTATGGTTAAAATCATTGATGGAGCCTTGTAAAGCACTCCAAACGTCTGTTTCCATATTGTTTAAAGAAAATAGATTAGATTGTGTCATGGTTGGTTTATTTTTAATTATGCTTAATACAACGATAGCTTTATTGTATTTAAAATACATTAAATCAAAAGCTAACGTAAGTTAATTAAAAAAAATAATATGAAAGTAAAAAAATGATGTTTGTTTTGGATGAGTCACTCAATTACAAAATTAATATTTGAAAACACCTTTCAATTAAACAGTATTGACAGGATTGAAGATTACAATTGATAAGTTGTATGCTAACTAGTATAGTTGACTGTTCTTTTTGTTTTTAAATCTATATGTAATGTATATAATGGGTATTACCAGTAATAATACATACCAATAAGTTTCTTTGTTGTTTGTATCTAAAACAAAGCGAGATGCTCCGTTGCTTGTTTTGAATGTTTTTTCTTTAGACCCAACCGTTACTGTATTATAATTGACTTGATTATCGTAAATATTGAACATAATGGTATTAGAAATCTCAAACAAATTAGTCCCATTAAATAGTAACAAATAATTATTTTGATGAGAATGGCCATTGTTTTCTAATTCTTGATAGTCTTGAAAAGAAAGTACAGCTCCACTCTTATTTTTTAGAATTAAGTTGTCCTTAATATAGTTAGCAAAAGTTTCTTGAAAGTCAATTTTAGTTACCGAATGTTCTAATAGGGGGTTGTAATTAATGAGTGCATTTCTAATAGTCCAAGGGAATTCCGCTTCAATCTCAATAGTATTTTCTTTTTGAGTAATTTTAAAAAATGCTTCATTAGTTTCGTGTGTATATCCAAAAATATGGACTAAACCTATCAGACTAAACAGGACATATTTCATTATTGCCCTATTTTGAAATCTTCAGAAGGTGTTCCTCTAAAATATCGTGGAATACTAGGGAAATCGTCAGTAATAACATAGTAATAAGTTCCTGCAGGATATTCTGGAGTAACACCTGTTCTTCCATTTGCTTGATCTAAAGTGCCTAAGTCGGTTATAAATTCGTAATCATTAGAATACACACCGTTATATACATCACAAGGTGCAGTAATTCCGTCACCACCTCTGTTACCTGATTTTAATTGATAGCTTGATGTCATTTCAATAATTGAAGAAGTGTTATCTGTACCAATAGAATAAGCGTATTTATAATACATTGGGAAACCATCTGCAGCGTAACCTATTAAAGTCATTTGGTTACTAGGTATATTTAAGTTTTCTAAAAAGAGTATTGGAGACCCGTGATAGTGGTATTTTCCTGTAGGTTGTACGTGAGCATTGTTACAATCTAAACCTAAATTTACATTTAAGGCTTCTAAGTTCCATTCCCAATTGACGTTAGCGCTTAAAGGACCTTCATGCGGAAAAGGTTCTGCTGCAACAGGATCTAACTCAACACCATTTAATAAAACACCAAAAGAATATTGGGGCCCAAGATTTGGACCATTTCCTGTTGTTGATAAAAGAGGAGTTAATGCGCTAGCAATTGCAGGTGTTGTTGTTATGACATAAGTTTCTGACTGCTCTGTAATAGCATTTGGATTTAAAGAGCCTGTTCCGCCTCCAAAAAGGCCGACCATATGACTTGGAATACTATTAGACGTAATTGTTCTTGTTGTTCCAGAAACGGCTTCGTTATATTCTGAAGTAAACGCTAACGTCTGATCACATTCACCTCTAGAACTATCTAAAACTTGAGTTGATGTACAATCACTTTCAGCTGTAGTGGTATCGTCATTACTATCATCGCTATTACAACCAACTATGGTTAAAATTGCTAAAGCGAATACACTGTGTTTTATTAGATTCATAGTTCGGTTTTTATGTTGCTATTAGTTTCTTATTTCAATTAATTTTGACAATAATTCATTTTTTATAATCTCGTCAGTACTACTCAAAGGTAATTGATTAGCACTCAGTAAATTTGGATTTTCCATTGGATTTTCACTCAAATTAAACAATGCTTCGCTTCCGTCGTCAAAAGCAATGTATTTATGAGTTTCATTTCTTATCGTATAATCAGACCCACCAGTACTTTTACCAATTTCAGAATAAATGTAGTCTCTTGTTGGACTATCAGCATTTGATAGCAAATTAC
This portion of the Olleya sp. Bg11-27 genome encodes:
- a CDS encoding YHYH protein, with amino-acid sequence MNLIKHSVFALAILTIVGCNSDDSNDDTTTAESDCTSTQVLDSSRGECDQTLAFTSEYNEAVSGTTRTITSNSIPSHMVGLFGGGTGSLNPNAITEQSETYVITTTPAIASALTPLLSTTGNGPNLGPQYSFGVLLNGVELDPVAAEPFPHEGPLSANVNWEWNLEALNVNLGLDCNNAHVQPTGKYHYHGSPILFLENLNIPSNQMTLIGYAADGFPMYYKYAYSIGTDNTSSIIEMTSSYQLKSGNRGGDGITAPCDVYNGVYSNDYEFITDLGTLDQANGRTGVTPEYPAGTYYYVITDDFPSIPRYFRGTPSEDFKIGQ
- a CDS encoding polysaccharide lyase family 7 protein; protein product: MKPFFKKTKQIILPLLLLMFIINSCSTDEITPVEEPTGKTENTGSMLRTTVSASSSVVIQAENYDSMSGVQTENTQDSGGGQNVGWIDTDDYLEYDLNVSTAGSYKIEFRVASRTNTSKFNFFQDGTKLSNVNKASTGGWQNWVTTAKTVTLSSGNSTLKLLATGSGWNINWIKITPVDVDSDGGGGTGSLDPNKAPSENFDLSTWKITLSSGSEKSVSQLNNGYELSNQFYTGSDGGMVFKNYPLGSGTTTNSTYSRVEFREMLRGTNTSISTSGINGNNWVFSSSSSTNENNAGGVDGILEGTLKVNRVTTTSGSTSQVGRIIIGQIHASGDEPLRLYYHKQPGHSKGAIYFAHEPSGGDEVFKNMIGNYVTETGDEAGDYTGAGSPSNGIALNETFSYKVQVSGNTLSVTLYNSGGSSIASTTYNMSNSNFANDWMYFKAGLYSGNKTVSSSSDYEQVTFYSLSKSHN
- a CDS encoding endonuclease MutS2, which translates into the protein MINIHEKTLQDLEFSTVLEQVSEYCVTALGNQETLNILPFRDKETLLNALQLTNEYLSSYYNDNRIPNHGFDTITKELQLLKIENTYLETHSLKKLVSISLTANEIVKFFKKFETYYPSLHQHSLQIEVTTAIIEKVDSVVDRFGDVKDNASALLQQLRQEINKLKGKINSSFTSALNQYHNLEYLDDIRESVVDNKRVLAVKAMYRRKVKGAIMGGSKTGSIVYIEPETTLQHTRELNNLEYEQSEEVVRILKEVTNYMRQYLPLLHLYQAFLTEIDVISAKAKYAKSMNAILPEISEKRELYLRDAYHPILYLNNLEKKEKTFPQTIGLNEDSRIIVISGPNAGGKSITLKTVGLLQVMLQSGLLIPVHERSKAFLFDRILSDIGDNQSIENHLSTYSYRLKQMNYFLKKVNKNTLFLIDEFGTGSDPELGGALAETFLEEFYARNAYGIITTHYANLKMLADEKEEMINANMMFDERTLEPMYKLALGQAGSSFTFEVAQKNGIPYSLINRSKKKIERSKVRFDATIAKLQKQRAKLEKTSESLKVNEKKKQTEADKLEEINAKVQKKLENYQELYDSNQRLIYLGQKMNDISEKFFNDRKKKELMAELFRLVQIENSKRKKVTAKVAKAEKAKETQVKKEVEKTVEVIRKKKKDAKEKEKNKPVAPKPILRLGDRVRMNDGRAVGTIDKFEKNKAIVNYGMFTTNVNIDSLELVEAIKKK